The genomic DNA tcattttctttaatattattaataaaattgttgtaTAAAGATTAACAAGCTATATTATAAGCGTGAAATGACAAAagttactaataaaatataaattaaaaaatttaagacaacttcatttatttttgtatcatgagtttattttaaattttatatgacatagatagatagatagatagatagataaatatatttatttgatcctAGAGCCGTAGCTCCCTGAGGactagggtgggttgaaaaaaaactttttttttggtttttcttagcatgggggtagaatttgtagcttataaaaaaaaaaaatatttcaagaaaaaaaaaatttgtttactcaacattttgaggtggcccactcgtttttaaaataaataattgattaaacggggtagttccaacgaaaaaaatttttttttgtccaaaatcgtggaaaacatctaataattgtcgaatgtgatttttttttacttcactttcattttaattcaaaagaaaatgcttttcatttttgaattttttacttaaattacaaaaataataggaaaaaaattttttcaactcctgactttcaattagctttcaaggggacaccctacagattctagaacaccatgtaatttttttcgttgggactaccccatttgatcaattatttattataaaaacgattgggccacctcaaaatgttgagtaaaaaaatttttttttctataaggtacaaattctacccccatgctaagaaaaacaaaaaaaaagttttttttcaacccaccctactGAGGACcatcaaaaaatacaaaaaaatcttataaaatatatacatgtgtatGTTTTACGTTTTAACaaaaagattaattaattaattattgacattcaaaaaattgattgaaacAAGCAATCTTAAATTCTTCAAAAGTTTGCATTGTCGTTAGTTCTGGCGGTAAAGAATTCCATACATGCATACcatgaattaaaaatgagtTTTCATATATTGATGATCTACATTTTGGTATTCTTAAGTAGTCTTGCCTTATATCTCCTCTACGTAACAAAACAGGCAGAAACTCTAATTTCGATCTAAATAGTTGGTTAAAGTTCAAATGTATTTCTTTGTAAAATATGCAAGCAATAAAGTAGTCTCTCCTCGATTTTAACTTTAACCAACCTAATCTTTTATAATACATACTGACATGTTCAAACCtagcaattttataaataaatctaacACACGCATTCAGTTTCctttgtaatttaagttgTAATCTACTTATAATATTAGTAAAAGCTGCAGtacaataatcaaaaatcggaaaaataataaaaaaaaaaaaaaaaaaagaaacatacAGTTGAAGTCTGTTGAAAGTATTTACAAGAGAGGTGCTGCAATATGAACAGGGACAATTGAAACactacaaataattaatgacgaaaactttgttatttaatattcataaattttatttttgatgaatgacAGTTTACATTTTCCGGTTGCATTTGCCAGTTATGAACAGTTTCCGtccattcattttttaaaggtttgAAAAGACTAACATCAGCAGGTGGCATCATATGTGCGGTATTTGGTGGTAGAGCATATAATATTATTCCATTATTAGCacaatattcactaatttttaaagtaagaTGGCTTTTGTGTCCATCAACTAACACAAGAActggttttttaatttttttgtcagttaACCATGGATTCAATGATTTGACAAagtaatcataaaatatatctGTTTTCATCCAGCCAGACTCTGATTTACCTAGAATCCATCCTTCAGGTAAACTTTCAATGACGTCACATGGAGGACGTATGTGAGGCAATACAACACATGGATTGAGTGTTTGTCCACTTGCAGTGAAAAAAAGTAGAGCAGTAATTGCTTCCTTCTCTGGACCAGTTGAGACTTGATGAACATTTTTGTATCCCACTGGGGCAATAACTTTTTCTGTTTTTGGGCAGATTTGAAGACTCATTTCATCACCATTTATTATCCTCTCTGGGTCCTCAAGAATGTCTTCAGCATTCTCTtctttgagaaaatttttgagccCAATGAACCAGCTTTCAATTAATTGTTCAGTAATCACAGCTCTTCCTTTACTTATAGTTTCCGGAGTTTTAGGTGTTAATTTATTGCGATTCATAAAAGCTTTATACCATTTTATCCCCGGACGGCCGTCTGTGAATGGTGTTTGACGTCCATcacttttgattatttgagcTACCGTATTTAACAAATCTTCTTTTTTCAAAGGAAATCCGCATTTTACAAGATTTCTACACCAATTTGCCAAAGCATCCTCTTCAGCTTTTGACAATACTGTACTTGGTCCCTTCCTATTTACACCTTCAGCTACTCTACCATGAACCCGATCTTGTAAAGTCCCCCGTGGAATGTTGTAATTACGACTGGCAGTTCGTATTGCCATACCATTTCTAATGTCATACAATGCtttctttaatttatcttCATCATATTGCTTTGTTAAAATAGATTTAGtagctttattttttttttgtaacggTTGTTCGTcaggtttaattttttttttctgattagGAGCCATATTTATAGTctgaaagattttttttataatattatttaatttattgaacaaacaataaataagtaataactATTCAAATTAGACATTCATTAAGAGGCTGAGTACTggtttgagaaaaaaaaattacaaatccaGTACCCACCCCGGCTGAGTACTGGATAATAACATATTAACATAACCCTATACTCAGcccctttattttttaaataattttttactaattattaaaaataaggaCTGAAATCATGAAAATGAAGTATTTTAGGTTGACTATGACTCACCTTTGTAACATTTATTACATTAAAtcttttgtaattaatttgaaaacgGGAACTGACCGCAAgcgaaaaattacaaaaatggCATCTGTGTCGATGTCGAATATGACGGCAATATGGAGATGGAGGATAGAGGGTAGagtagggtgagccaaaaaaaccaacctatcgaatttacgtcttaaaaaggacctatatatcgagaaaaaaattctcccattaggaaaaatttttagctcaattttaaaaggtgtcggtggccatttgaaatttcccatttaaataacatgcaaaaaaattttttttgattaaatatattataacttttgaaccgtgtgagacaaaaattcggctctagaatattcttgtagggcatcaaatttcttgaaagaaagtcctgggagtcgaatttgtaaactttatattttgtatactaacaggccatcaaagtctagagtaaacagaatcatacaaatttaaggctttattaataaaaatatcaatactacgagaaaatttgttctacatgtagtgcaatgaaatcaccaaAAATATCCACGTTGCAACAAATAATACtttgttatcgatcacaataaaaaaaaagtatttggaaaatccaaataaagccttaaatttgtatgattctgtttactctagactttgatagcttgttagtatacgaaatatcaagtttggAAATTCGACTCCTTggactttcttttaagaaatttaataccatacaagaatattctagagccgaatttttatttcacacggttcaaaagttatgatatttttaatcaaaaaaatttttattgcatgttatttaaataggaaatttcaaatggctaccgacaccttttaaaattgagctaaaaattttgcccaatgggataatttttttctcgatatataggtcctttttaagatgtaaattcgataggttggtttttttggctcaccctagaGTAGAGTTGAGGAGGACTATCTTTGTGTATGAAAAAGTGTTCGTCGAAATGCGTTAAATTGGGGTGGCGCTACAATTGCATCAGTGTAAATTTTAAGAACCACgccaaaagttattagagtaACAGGGGTTCGCACTTTtctctctattacactcaagtccacgaacggtactatctttgttgcacttgtacagtaaatggaaactttggccgagtttttctctCAAACAAACGATTATTATGAAACaattaaagcgcacttcgctagattagacagtaatGCATCAAAGTGCGGTTTGTGTTTTGTATTGagagattttgtttccgaaaaaaacccagccgaaaatatctgataaccctGGTAAGATAGAAAaataaccctgattaaaaatattgattgaaagcAATTGAGAAGCGGTCGCTCCATGCaaactgtatatctatatatacaaaaaaaaagttgaaatcaattgaaattattgaaaagaattcgaatttcatcacttttaattcttttcaatcaatatttttaaacagggaAACAAGAAAAGAACAACTTCCGCTTCGTTATGACacacttttttgaaataagCATAAAGTAAGAAACAATGGTATATACCatacattaattatatatataattgaagttgtgtgtattatttttcaacgcttaattagtaaatattaaaaaaataaatacatctATAAGATGAGAAAATGGTATGTTCAAAATTAGTGAACAGCAGttcttaaaaaagaaaatgatagaataaaaattttacaattgtcAATTTGCTGGTTTGCATAATAACTAAGGGTGTGCGAATATCATTCgattcgaatcgaatcgaatcgaatattcgactaattcgaattattcgaatagttcgaatagTTCAAATAATTGTCTTGTGCTcttaaattaatcgatttcgATGGAAAAGTTGTCTTGTTCAGGTGTATTCGActcaatttgaatatttttttcatagaaatcaTGCTTGGTAAAGAAAATAGATTTCAGgtgatgatttaaaaaaaaataagaggatcaatagtatattacacatcgagggaagtaaagtaagaaatgtctcagatcacatgtaattgttggccgaggcgaagccgaggtcaacaaacatgtgacctgaggctttcttatttacttcccgaggagtgtatgctatttttctcctcgacggaggcggaaagcggcaacttcgttttgcacagcgggacgaaagttgacgctttccgcccgtcgaggagaaaagtatattttagttgaaaaatgataaaagttataaattacgATTCAGAGCAattttggagaaaaaaaatgtattttacaaaattttgggGGTGTTCCCACCAAGTCACGTTTTTCCCGCCCTTCCTCTcgaagatatgtatgtatatttatacatgtatctgcatgtacattttttataatggaATTTACAATTGAATTATTGGCTAATTTAGCTATAGTCATAAATCACATAACATTATACAAGGCGTAAGATACGACCATAgtgttttgaaaattataagacaGTACCACCACAGTCTACTGGCGCTGATGAGCTCTTAGCGTTtgcaaaaaaagtaaaaagtattcggcTTTACAAGATGTTTTACGACAACCAATATTTTTGGGACGCATTTTCTCTTTGCGTGGGAAGATCTTCAGTTATTGTAAGCTTATtgcatatttataaatgctgattatatatatatacgttattgtaaattataatatataattattagtattattattttcattgataaaGCACGACATGAATGTAAATTCACCCAATACtcaaacgacaaaaaaaaataccaatcgAACATTACAATACTGAAGGTACATAATATGTAGCACTTTCCATGTAAAAACAATATCGGCAATATTCTTAACATGTAACTGATCTAAGTTCAACACATTCTTTGTGTTATTTAAACGAAGTAACCCGAATTGTATGTTtccaagtagcacagagacaactttaagatgtcataAAGATGTCTTTCAAGGGGAAACGCGACTTAACTTCTGCCTCACACTCtgaaaaataaacgggactGTCTTTTTTGCAATCGTAGAGTAGAGacattttttagtttggaattttttacctcggcaatggctcattgtacgAATAAGTCCAGCAtctatttttgtagggaatttaacgctctacaaaaaaagtctcttatcattttttgataaatccatctgttcaaaagttatttgagctcttagtcaagttagagtgaatttcgagatctttttacttttccggtaaaactatcggacttattataaaatgtcatagaatcttttttgtagacaattttattttctacaaattatctctgataaattttttttaaattctacatcgttttctagttatttccattttaatgccaagctcttaaaatcgatcagaagactatttttttagaagcttggcattaaaatggaaataactaaaaaaaaacggaatttcaaaaaaatttatcaaagataatttgtagacaataaaattgtcttcaaaaaagattccatgacattttatgataagtccgacaGTCTCGCCGGAAAAGtcaaaagatctcaaaatttactctaacttgatttcgagctccaataacttttgaacagatggatttatcaaaaaatgataagagactttttttgtagagcgttaaattccctacaaaaatgtatgcTGGGATTATTCGCacaatgagccattgccgaggtaaaaaattttttttttcccatgttatttaaatgggaaatcgaatttttcgatgcgCTAAGCCCCTAATtgacttagaattttttttcaagcgggaatatttttttttgttctataaattgttagtttttcagataggacagaaaaaaaaaaatatcgcctGAATATGAAACACTCTAATGCGCAATAATCAAAAATCGGAAATACAAGACTCATAACAAGTTGAAGCTCAAATGTGTTTGTCcgtgaattaaattgaattgaaattcGGTTGAAGTTACCCCTTAAAAgaacaagacaatttttttttttgtctcaaagccaagtgtatttatataaataagacaTACAGATGTTGGTCCTAGGagtcatagaaaattttgactcaGTCTCAGCATACTAGTAAGAAGTTTTTTGTCATTGtggagtaaatttaaaattttatccttGGGGTATGTACGAAGTAGGACATTGCcaggaattgaattttttggtttcaCCAAATGATATA from Microplitis mediator isolate UGA2020A chromosome 7, iyMicMedi2.1, whole genome shotgun sequence includes the following:
- the LOC130672420 gene encoding uncharacterized protein LOC130672420 — protein: MAPNQKKKIKPDEQPLQKKNKATKSILTKQYDEDKLKKALYDIRNGMAIRTASRNYNIPRGTLQDRVHGRVAEGVNRKGPSTVLSKAEEDALANWCRNLVKCGFPLKKEDLLNTVAQIIKSDGRQTPFTDGRPGIKWYKAFMNRNKLTPKTPETISKGRAVITEQLIESWFIGLKNFLKEENAEDILEDPERIINGDEMSLQICPKTEKVIAPVGYKNVHQVSTGPEKEAITALLFFTASGQTLNPCVVLPHIRPPCDVIESLPEGWILGKSESGWMKTDIFYDYFVKSLNPWLTDKKIKKPVLVLVDGHKSHLTLKISEYCANNGIILYALPPNTAHMMPPADVSLFKPLKNEWTETVHNWQMQPENVNCHSSKIKFMNIK